Proteins found in one Vicia villosa cultivar HV-30 ecotype Madison, WI unplaced genomic scaffold, Vvil1.0 ctg.002996F_1_1, whole genome shotgun sequence genomic segment:
- the LOC131640193 gene encoding uncharacterized protein LOC131640193, with protein sequence MDRGTPYGRGNPRAGNWRRPSGGDSGAPFRCFNCGETGHKRDECKKEEKKCFKCGRVGHVAPDCKMRTVTCYNCGEEGHISTQCTKPKKNQSGGKVFALSGSETTPEDRLIKD encoded by the coding sequence atggacagaggtacaccATATGGTAGGGGAAACCCAAGAGCTGGTAACTGGAGAagacctagtgggggagattctggtgctccctttaggtgcttcaactgtggtgaaactGGACATAAGAGGgatgagtgcaagaaagaagagaagaagtgctttaagtgtggcagAGTAGGCCATGTTGCTCCTGACTGTAAGATGAGAACTGtgacttgctataactgtggagaagaaggtcatatcagtacacagtgcaccaagccgaagaagaaccagtctggagggaaagtctttgctttgtctggatcagaaactactccggaggatagactgattaaag